The sequence GCCGAGGCCGCGTCCGGGCACGGCCCGCAGCTGCTCCTTGACGGACTTCAGGGCGGCCCCCCAGTCCCCGGTCCCGTCCCGGTCCCCGTCCGGGAGGTCGAGGGCGACGGGGAACAGGGTGGTGAACCAGCCGACCGTACGGGACAGGTCCACGTCGTCGAAGAGCTGGTCCTCGCGGCCGTGGCCCTCCAGTCCGACGGTGACGGTCCGCCGTCCGGTCCACCCGGCGAGCACCCGGCCGAGCGCGGTCAGCAGAACGTCGTCGACGCGGGTGCGGTAGCTGCCGGGCACCTTCCGCAGCAGGTCGTCGGTGCGGCGCCGGTCCAGGCGTACGGTCACCGCGGCCACGTCGGCCATGGTGTTGGTGCCGACGCCGTCCACCGGCAGGGGTGCGGCGCAGTGCTCTGCCACCGCCTCCCAGTGCTCGCGCTGCGCGGTGAAACCGCCCGACACGGTGTGCGCGTGCAGGCGTCGCGCCCACTCCTGGACGGAGGTGGTCCGCTCCGGCAGGCGTATCGGTTCCTCTGCTCGCGCCTGTCCGTAGGCGGTCTCCAGGTCCTCCAGCAGGACGCGCCAGGAGACACCGTCGACGACCAGGTGGTGCACGACGAGAAGCAGACGGGAGCCGGTCGCGCCGGATGCACGCAGGGAGTCGGGCGTGCCGGTGAACAAACGCGCGGTGAGCGGCGGGCCGCTCGCGAGGCGGAAGGAGGCGTGCGCCTCTGCCGTGACGCGGGCCCGCGTCTCGTCGGCCACCGCGGGCTCCGCTCCGCTGAGGTCGCAGACCTCCAGCAGTTCGGGGGGCTGCTCGTCGGCCCCCGGGCAGTCCTGGTGCCAGGAGCCGTCGGCGGAGCGGACGAAACGGCAGCGCAGGGCGTCGTGGTGGGCGTACACGGCCACCAGGGCGCGGCGCAGGGCGGCAGGGTCGACGTCGTCGGGTGTCTCCACGACGACGGACTGGTTGAAGAACTCCGGCCGCCGCGGCCCGGGATCGAGGAACCAGTGCTGGATCGGGGTGAGCGGGACCTCGCCGCTCACCGGGCCGGTCCCCGCGACGGGCGCGGCGTCGCCGGTGGCCGCCGCGGCGGCCAGGGCCGCGACCGTCGGGTGCCGGAACAGGTCCCTCGGGGTGAGCGCGAGTCCGGCGGCGCGGGCCCGGGAGACGACCTGGATGCTGAGGATCGAGTCGCCGCCCAGCATGAAGAAGTTGGCGTCGGCGCCGACCCGTTCCACTCCGAGCAGTTCCGCCCAGATCCCGGCGAGCATCCGTTCGGCCTCGGTACGCGGCGCGCGGTACTCGGCGTCGCCGGCGGCTGTCCAGTCGGGGGCGGGCAGCCGGCGCCGGTCGACCTTGCCGTTGGCCGTCAGGGGCAGCTCGGCCAGGGTGACGAAGGCGGCGGGCACCATGTAGTCGGGCAGTTCGGCGACGACGTGTGCGCGCAGCTCGCTCGCGGAGGGCACGGCGGCCGAGGGTACGGGCACGAGGTGGGCGGCCAGCCGCTTGCGTCCGGCGTGCTCGTACACCGAGACCACTGCCTCGGCCACGGCCGGGTGGGCGGTGAGCCGGGCCTCGATCTCGGTGGGTTCGACGCGGAATCCCCGGATCTTGACCTGGTCGTCCGCGCGTCCCACGAAGTGCAGTTCACCGTCGGCGCTCCACCGCACGATGTCTCCGGTGCGGTACATCCGGCCGCCGGGCGGGCCGAACGGATCGGCGAGATAGCGTGCGGCGCTCGCGCCGGGCCGCCCCGCGTAGCCACGGGCCAGTCCGGCACCCGCGATGTGCAACTCCCCCGGCACACCGGGTGGTTGCGGCTGAAGAGCGTCGTCCAGGACGTACACGCGGGTGTTGTCGAGCGGTCGCCCGATGGGCAGCACCGGCGGCAGCGGGTCCCCGGCGCGGAAAACCCGGCGGGTCGCGAAGGTGGTGGTCTCGGTCGGTCCGTAGCCGTCGACCACGGTGAGGCCGGGGCAGGCGTCGAGCACCCGGCCCACCACCGCGCCCGGTACGGCCTCGCCGCCGGTCCACACCTCACGGGCGCCGCGCAGGCAGGTGGGATCCTCCTGGGCGAGCAGCCGGAACAGACCTGCGGTCAGCCACAGGCAGCGCACCCCCTGCTCGGTGATCGCGTGACGGACGACGGCGGCGTCCACGTCGGCCGACGGGGCGAGTACGGCCGTTCCGCCGTGCAGCAGCGGCACCCACACCTCGTAGGTGGCGGCGTCGAAGGCGTGCGGGGAGTGCACGAGGACCCGGTCGTGCCCGGCGAAGTTGCGGTCGAGGGCGAGCGCGGCGACGTCCCGCTGGCGTACCGCGACGCCCTTGGGGATGCCGGTGGAGCCGGACGTGAACATCAGGTACTGGACGTTGTCGGGGTGCACCGCGCGCAGGGCCGGGGCCTCGCCCGCCAAGTCGGCGTCCTCGCCCGGGATCTCGGCGGCGAGGAGGTCGGCCACGCGCAGGACGGTGCCGTCGGGCAGCGCCTCCCCCGCGGCGGCCTGCCGGCCCGAGTCGGTGAGCAGCAGTCGCGCGTCCGCCTCGGCGAGCATCCTGCGCAGCCGCTCGTGCGGCGCCCTGCCGTCCAGCGGCACGAACACTCCGCCGGTACGGACCAGGGCGAGCTGTACGACGACGAGGTCGGCCGAGCGGTCCATCAGCACGCCCACCGGAACCTCGGGCGCCACGCCGAGCGCGGTGAGCCTGTCCGCCAACAGGGCTGCCCGGGCGTCGAGTTGCCGGTAGGTGAGCCGCTCCTCGTCCGTCTCCAGGGCCACGGCGTCCGGCGTGCGCCGCACCTGCGCGGCGAACAGCTCCGCGACGGTGGCCTCGGTACTGCCGGTGGCCGTGTCGTTCCACTCCTCGACCACCTGTCGGCGGCGGGCGGGCGAGAGCAACGGCACGCGCGCCGGGGCGAGTCGGGGCGTGGCGGCCATGTTCGTCAGCAGGACGGTGAGGTACTCGACCATGCGCCCGACGGTGTCCGCGTCGAACAACTGCGGGTCGTAGCCGAGCCGCAGACCCAGTTCGGCGCCCGGATAGGCCACCAGGCTCAGCGGGTAGTTGGTGGTCTCGATGCCGTCCAGGCCGTTGAGCCGCAGTCCGTGGGCGGCTGCCAGGCCGTCGTCGACCGGGTAGTTCTCGAAGACGACGATGCTGTCGAACAGGGCGACGCGCTCGGGGAGTTCGGTGAATCCCTTCATCCGGGTGAGCGGCACGTGATCGAAGCGGCGGTCCTCGCTCTGCTCCTGCTGGAGGTCGCGCAGCCAGTCGAGCAGGGGCCTGTCGTGCGGCACGGTGACCCGGGTGGGCAGGGTCGTGATGAACAGGCCGGTCATGGTGTCGGCGCCCGGCAGCTCGGGGGGCCGTCCGGACACGGTCGTGCCGAACACGACGTCGCTCCGGCGGGCCTGACGGCTCAGCAGCAGCGCCCAGGCTCCCTGCACGAGGGTGTTGAGGGTCAGCCCCGCCGTCCTGGCCAGCTCCTCCAGTGCCCGGGTGGTGGCCGTGTCCACGGTGCCACGGACGGCGGCCACGGACTCGGCGCGGTGGCTCTCGCGCGGCTCCCGGTCGTACGGCAGCGCGGTGGCCTCGGCCAGGTCGGCCAGGCGGCGGCGCCAGTGCCGTTCGGCCTCCGCCCCGTCGCGGTCGCGCAGCCAGGCCACGTAGTCCCGGAAGGGGCGCCGGTCGGGCAGCGGTTCCCGCCCGGCCGTGGCATGTCCGGCGAAGACGTCGGACAGCACCTGGAACAGGCTCCAGCCGTCCAGGACGAGGTGGTGGAACGACCACACCACCCGCACGCCGCTGTCGGAGATGCGGGCGAGCACCAACCGCTGGAGCGGGGCCCTGTCCAGGTCGATGCCCTGCGCCCGGTCCCGGTCCAGCAGGTCCCGCAGCCGTCGCTCGCGCTCCTCCTCGCTCAGGCCGCGCCAGTCCAGGTGCGTCACGGGTAGGGCCGTGTGGCGCTGCACCACCAGCAGCGGTTCGGGTACGTCCTGCCAGACGACTCGGCCGCGCAGCACGGGCGTGTGGTCCGTGACGCGCTGCCAGGCCGCCGCGAGCGCGGCCGGGTCGGGCACGCCCTCCAGGTCGAAGGTCAGCTGCTGGAAGTAGACGCCCCGGTCGTCCTGGGAGAGCCGGTGGAAGAGCATGCCGGTCTGGGTGGGGGTGAGCGGGTGGATGTCCTCCACCGCGCCCGGGTCGTCCCCGACGATCCGGTCCACGGCCGCCTGGTCGAGCCGGGCCAGGGGGAAGTCCGAGGGGGTGCGTCCGCCGCTGCCGGGCCGGCCGGCGTGCCGTGCGATGCCGGTCAGCGCGTCGGCGAAGTGTGCGGCCAGTTCGGTGACGGTCGCCCTCGCGTGCAGTTCCTCGGAGTAGAACCAGGTGAACTCCAGCGCGTCGCCGTCCAGTCGGCCCACGACCTCCAGCGGGTGGGGGCGCGCGGCACCGGGGTCGGCGTCGAGTTCCAGCGTTCGGAACTGGCCCTCGTACAGGCCTCCGGTGGTGTCCGGGAGTCCGAACCTGCCCAGGTAGTTGAAGCTGACCTGCGCCTCCGGTGCTCCGGCCAGGGCCCGGGGGTGGGCGAGGTACCGCAGGACGTCGTGCCCGACACCGTGCCGGGGCACCGCCCGCAGTTGTTCCTTGACCTGCTTGAGCACGACGTCCCAGTCGGCGTCGGGGGGGACGGCGAGGGCGACGGGGTGGCGGGTGGTGAACCAGCCGACGGTACGGCTGGTGTCCACGTCGGCGAACAGGTCCTCGCGGCCGTGTCCCTCGACGTCCACGAGCACCCGCTCGTGCCCGGTCCACGCGCACAGCACCCGGCCGAGCGCGCTCAGCAGCACGTCGTTGACCCGGGTGCGGTAGGTGTCCGGCAGGGTGCGCAGCAGGGCGGAGGTGTCCTCGGGCGTGAGGCGGACGGTCACCGAGCGCGCGGAGGCGTAGGTGTTGGCGCCCTCGCCGTCACCTCCACGGCCGTCGGTGTCGCTGTCGCTGTCGATGGGGAGGTCCGCCGAGGCTCCGGCGACGGCGTCGGCCCAGTACCCGGCCTCGTCGTCGAAGCCGCCGTCGGCCGCGTGCGCGGACAGGCGCCGGGCCCAGTGCCGCAGCGGTGAGGATTTCGGGGGAAGCGCCGTCCGCCCGTCCCGGCCTTCCCGGCGGGCGCGGTAGGCGCGGTCGAGGTCCTCCAGGAGTACGCGCCAGGACACGCCGTCGACGACGAGGTGGTGGACGGCCAGGTGCAGCACGCGGGACCGTCCGGGGCCCCGGTCGTGCAGCACTGCGCGCAGCAGCGGGCCGTGGCGCAGGTCGAAGGCGCCGTGGTGGGGCGTGTCGGTGTCCGGGCCGGCGTGACGGGCCAGGTGGACACGGGGTGTGCGGTCCTCGATGCGCCAGGCGGCGAGGGGTTCCGCGTTCGAGGTCACGTCCGAGGTCTCGTCCGTGAGGAAACGCGAGCGCAGGGCGTCGTGATGGGTGACGAGGTCGTTGAGGGCCTCCTCCAGCGCGTTCGCGTCCAGGTCGTCGGGGACGTGGAACGACAGGGTCTGGGCGAAACGGCCCGCGCGTCGGTCGGCGCTGTCGAACAGCCAGCGCTGGATGGGCGTCAACGGCGCGTCGCCGGTGGCGGGGACCGGAGCCGGTGCGGCGGGCACGCGGTCGCCCGCCGCGTCGGCGCAGCGGGCGAGGGCGGCGATCGTCTGGTGGCGGTAGACGTCCCGGGAGGTCAGCGTGAGGCCCGCCTGCCGGGCCTGGGCCACCACCTGGATGCTGAGGATGGAGTCGCCGCCCAGCATGAAGAAGTTGTCGTCCACGCCGATACGGTCCACGCGCAGGATGTCCGCCCAGACGGTGGCGAGGATCCGCTCGGTGGGCGTGCGCGGGGCCACTCGGTACGAGCCGCTGCGGGTGGGCCCCGGGTCCGGAAGGCGGTCCCTGTCCAGCTTGCCGTTGGGGTTGAGGGGCAGGTCGGCCAGGACCATGACGGCCGTCGGCACCATGTAGTCGGGCATGCTGCGGCCGAGGGTCCGGCGCACCTCCTCCGGCTCGACGCGCGCGTCCGGAGCGGGCACGACATAGCCGACCAGCCGACGGTGGCCCTCGCTCTCCCGGACGGTGGCCGCAGCCTCCGCCACACCGTCGAGACGGCGCAACGCCTCCTCCACCTCGCCCAGTTCGATGCGGAAGCCGCGTACCTTGACCTGCTGGTCGGTGCGGCCCAGGTACTCCAGTTCGCCGTCCGTGTTCCACCGCACCAGGTCACCGGTGCGGTACATGCGGCCACCCGGTCCGCCGTAGGGGTCGGCGACGAAGCGGGACGCGGTCAGCCCCGGGCGCCCCAGGTATCCGCGTGCCAGACCCTCGCCGCCCAGGTACAGCTCTCCCGTCACACCGGGCGGCTGGGGGCACAGCAACCGGTCCAGGACATAGGCCCTCGTACGGGCCACGGGTTTGCCGATCGGCGGCGCCTGGTCCGGGTCCGCGTCGCCCGCGAACCACGCGGTGGCGTAGACCGTGGCCTCGGTGGGGCCGTAGATGTTGGCGATCGCGCAGCCCGGCATGGCCCGCCGCAGGTCGTGCACGGTCTGCGCGGGAAGCGCCTCGCCGGCCAGGACGACGGTGTCCGCCCGCACGGGCGCGCCGCCCTCGGCGAGCATCCGGGAGATCACCGACGGTACGCCGCTGACAAGTCCGGCCCGCCGGATCTCCGTGGCGTCCGCGGAACTCCCGGTGTCTGCGGTGTCCACGAGAGCCGGAAGGTCCGCGACCACCTCGATGCCGCCGCCCACGAGCAGGGGGCAGAGCATCTCGAAGACCGACACGTCGAAGTTGAGCGAGGTGGAGGCCACCACGTGGGCCAACTGCCGCGCCTCGAAGTGCTGTCCGACCCACGCGGCGAGTGCCGCGACACTGCGATGGGTGACCACGACGCCCTTGGGACGCCCGGTCGAACCCGAGGTGTAGATGACGTAGGCGGGATGCTCCGGGTGGAGTGGGCGCACCCGGTCTGCGTCGGTGAGGTCTGTGCCGGTGAGGTCGCCGTCGGAAAGATCGCCTGTCCTGAGGCCGCTGTCCCCGAGTTGGCTGTTCCTGGGGTCGCTGTCGGCGGTGGCTTCCCGCGCTAGGCAGTCCTCCAGGAGCAGCGGCACGCAGTCCTCGGGCAGCGCTCCGGCGGTCTCGCGGGTGGCCAGGACCAGGGCGGGAGCGGCGTCGGCGAGCATGAAGCGGATGCGCTCGACCGGGTAGCCGGGGTCCACCGGAAGGTAACCCGCGCCCGCCTTGAGCACGGCCCACAGCACCGGCAGCAGGTCCGCCGTCCGCGGCAGGCACAGGGCGACCAGCGTCTCGGGCCCGGCGCCGCGGGCGGCCAGCAGCCGTGCCAGCCGGTTGGCACGCCGGTTGACCTCGGCGTAGTCCAGGCGTTCGGGTCCGCAGACCACGGCGGTCAGGCCGGGCGTCCGGGCCACCTGTTCCTCGAACAGCGCGGGCAGCGTAGAGACCGGCGCGTGGTCGGCGTCCGCCGGCCGGGGGTTCCACGACTCCAGCAGCGTGTGCCGTTCGTCCCGGGACAGCAGGGCCAGCTCGCCCACCGTACGGTGCGGCCCGTCGGCCATGCCCTCCAGCAGTCGTCGCAGCTGGCGGGCCATCCGCGCCACCGTCCGCGCTTCGAACAGGCCGGTGTTGTACTCGACCGTCAGCTCGCAGCCGCCGTCGGCACCCGGTACGAATTCCAGCACCAGGTCGAACCGCGCGGCAGGCCGGGGCAGCGGCTGCTGCTCGATCCGTACCCCGCCGGCCTGCGGCAGGTCGCCCGGGGCGGTCTGCTGCACCACGAGCACCTGCACCAGCGGGGTGCGGCTCGGGTCCCGGGTCGGGGCCAGCTCCTCCACCACCCGGTCGAACGGCACCGATTCATGGGCGAAGGCGTCAAGAACCGTCGCCCGCATGCTCTCCACGAACCGGTCGACGGTCATGGCCTCGTCCACCTCGCCGCGCAGCACCACGGTGTTGGCGAAGAACCCCGTCACCTCCTCCAGCTCGCGGCGCCCCCGCCCGGTGGTGACGGTGCCGAAGGCGATGTCCCGCTGCCCGGAGTACCGGGAGAACAGCACCGCCGCGGCCCCGGCGAACAGGGTGAAGACAGTCGTGCCGCGGCCCCCGGCCAGGTACCGCAGCCGTGAGACCAGTTCGGCCGGGAGATGCTGCCGGTGGGCGTCGCCGTCGGTGGTGCGCACCGCCGGGCGGGGCCGGTCGGTCGGCAGTTCCAGTTGAGGCATGCCGCTCAGGTGCCGCTTCCAGTACGCCAGGTCCGAGGCGTCGTCGTCCCCGGTGCGCCGCTGCCGCTCCCACACGGCGAAGTCCGGGTACTGCACACCGGGTACGGGCAGGCCGTCCGGCGTGCCGGACGTCTCGGCGCGGTACAGCGCGGCCAGGTCGCGGGTCAGGATGCCCACGGACCAGCCGTCGGTGACGATGTGGTGCTGGGCCAGCAGCAGCACATGGTCGTCGTTTCCGCGGCGGACGAGCAGAGCCCGGGTGAGCGGGCCGGTCGCGAGGTCGAAGGAGCGGCCCAGTTCCTCGGTGAGCTGCCGTTCGACGGCCTCGTCGCGCCGGGCGGCGGGCAGGTGGGTCACGTCGGCGGTGCGCAGGGGCAGTTCCACGTGCGCGTGGACGCGTTGCACTCCCTGGCCGTCCGCCGTGGCGAAGGTCGTGCGCAGGGAGTCGTGGCGGGCGGCCAGCCGGTCCAGGGCGCGGCGCAGCGCCCCGGCATCCAGCTCGCCGCGCAGCCGCAGCGCGAGGCCGGTGTTGTACTCGGTGCCGCCCGGCGTGAGGTCGTCCAGGAACCACAGGCGTCGCTGGGCGCTGGAGAGCGGAAGCGGCCGGTCGCGCGGGACGGCCGGGATCGGGTCCGGGGGTGCCGCGAGGGTCGACTCGCCCAGCAGCCGGGCCAGGGCGGCGACGGTGCGCGCGGTGAACACGTCCCGGATCGACAGCCGGGCGCCGAGTTCCTCGCGGATACGGGCGAGGGCGCGGGCGGCGAGGATCGAGTCGCCGCCCAGGTCGAAGAAGTCCTCCTCGACTCCGACGGCGTCGGCCCCCAGGACGTCCGCCCAGACGTCGGCGAGCACCCGCTCCTGCGAGGTACGCGGCGCCACCTGGCCCGGGGCTGCCGCGCGGACGGGTGCGGGCAGCGCGCGCCGGTCGATCTTGTTCTGCGGGGTGAGCGGCAGGGCGTCCAGGACGACGACGGCGGAGGGCACCATGTGCGGCGGCAGAGCGGCGGCGGTGATCGCCCTCAAGTCCTGCGGGTCCGGGGCGTGTCCGGGGTCGGCGGGGGTGACGTACCCGACGAGTTGCCGGCGTCCGGGCTCGTCCTCGCGCACCACGACCACGGCGTCGCGCACGCCGTTGTGGCGCCGCAGAGCCGACTCGATCTCGCCGGGTTCGATGCGGAAGCCGCGTACCTTCACCTGCCGGTCGACGCGGCCCAGGTACTCCAGTTCGCCGTCGGTGTTCCGGCGTGCCCGGTCGCCCGTGCGGTAGAGCCGGGCTCCCGGCGGGCCGAAGGGGCTGGCGACGAAGCGTCCGGCGGTGAGTCCCGGCCGGTCGAGGTATCCGCGGGCCACTCCGGCACCGCCGACGTACAGTTCGCCGTCGGTTCCCTGTGGCACCGGGCGCAGGGCCGCGTCGAGCACGTGCGTCTCGGTGCCGGTGAGGGGTCGGCCGATGCTCGGTGTGCCGCCGCCCGCGGACAGCGGTCCGGTCCAGGAGGCCACGATGGTCGTCTCGGTGGGACCGTAGGAGTTGATCATCCGGCGGCCGGGCGCCCAGAGGTCGACGAGTGCGGCGGGGCACGCCTCGGCTCCCACGATCAGCGTGCTCAGCCGGCCCGGGTCGAGCCGTGCGGGGTCTGGCAGGGTGGCCAGGGCGGCCGGTGGGATCAGTGCGTGGGTGATGCGGTGCTCGTTCACCACCGAGGCGAGTTCGTCGCCGAGCCACGGGCCGTCGGGCGGTACGACGAGGGTGGCGCCGGACAGGACGGAGATGAACAACTCCAGTACGGAGGCGTCGAAGCTGGGTGAGGAGAACTGCAGGACCCGGCCGCCCGGGCCCACGGCGTACTGCCGGGCGGCGCCCGCGGTGAAGGCGGCGATGCCCCGGTGGGTGACGGTCACTCCCTTGGGTGTTCCTGTCGAACCCGAGGTGTAGATGACGTACGCGGCCTGGTCGGGGGCGACCCGCGGGCCCGGCCCCTGGGCGGGCCCGGCGGTCTCCATGACGGCGCGCAGGTCGGCCGGATCGTCGAGGACGACGGCCGGTGCCGCGTCCTCCAGCATCAACACGCGCCTCTCGCGCGGGTATCGGGGATCCACGGGCAGGAAGGCGGCACCCGCTCGGGCCACGGCCAGTTCGGCGGCGATCAGCTCCAGTGAGCGCGGCAGGACCAGGGCCACCGTCCGATCCGGGCCGGCTCCGCGCCGTACGAGCTCGGCGGCCAGCCGCCCGGTCCGCTCCGCCAGTTCCCGGTAGGACCACGTCCGCCGGCCGTCGGTCACCGCCGGCGCGTCCGGCGTACGGCTCACCCATGCCTCGAACAGTTCACCGAGCGGCAGCGGCTCCTCCGCGCTGCCCGTACCGCCTCCGTCAGGAGCGACGGCGGTGGCGGTGGCGTCGTCCGCCCGGACCGGAAGGGACGTCGACGCAGGCTCGTTGTGCAGGTCCGTCATGAGGGGGGTCCTTCGAAAGCGGTGGCAATGCGGGTGGGCGCGGGCACGGGGAGCCGCCCGGGCGCGCCGGGGCCGTGGGGCGGCCACCGGCACGGGAGAGGTTCGGCGGACGGGCGCGGGGTCAGCTGGTGCCGACGCGGCGGGCCGTACGGCCGGAGATCTGTACGCGGTCGACGCTTCCGTCGACGGGATCACGGTGGAAGTGTCCGCCGGGTTCCCGGTGGCCGGTGGCCGGGTCGACCAGATCGCAGCTCAGGTCGGGGTAACAGATCAGGGGCAGTGACAGGTCGCCGTCGATGGACAGCGCGGGAAGGCCGTCGCTGTCGAGGCTGATCCGGTACTCGCTCGTCCCGTTGCGATAGGTCCCCGCACACTGGGGGAAGGCGATGGGACCGCCCCGGTCCGGGCGCGCGGGAGCCGTCGGCACTCGCATGCCGGTGAGCCGGGTGAGCTGGTCGGCCAGATCTCGCCACAGGGCGGTGGCGCCGCCGGCGTTGCCGGTGAAGGCGACCACGACGCCGCTGCGCGGCTCGGCGCGCAGATGGCAGGAGGTGCCCTGGGCGTTGCCGTCATGACCGCACCACCAGCGGTCGTCCTGTTGGTAGAGGGCCACGCCCAGGCCCCAGGCGTCCGCCAGGGCACCGGCTTCGGTGCCGTCCTCGGGGCGCCGCATCAGCGCGGCGGTACCGGACGGGAGGACAGCCGACCGGCCGATCAGGGTTCTGCCCAGGGCCAGCAGATCCGGGGCGCTCGCCAGGAGAGCGCCGGCCGGCGCCTCGACGGGGGCCAGGCTCTGCTGGGCCGGCCGCACGGCGCCCGTCGCCGTGTTCAGCGCGTGTCCGCCGGCGGTCGGCCGGCCGGGGGCGCTGTCGCCGAGGAAGGCGGGCGTGATGTCCAGCGGTTCCAGCAACAGGACGCGGACGGCTTCGTGCCATGTCATGCCCGTCACGGCTTCGATCAGCCGCCCCGCCGCCACGTAACCGGCGTTGGAGTAGGAGAAGTCCGTCCCGGGGTCGAACAGCGCGTCCTCGGCGGTGCAGACCGCCGAGAGATAGCGGGAGGCGGTCATGCCTGCCGCGGTGTCCGAGTCGAGGCCGGTGGGGAGGCCGGCCGTGTGGGAGAGGAGGTGACGCACGGTCACCTTGGGTAAGTCCTGGAATTCCGGCAGGACGTCGGCGACGGCCTCGTCCAGATCGAGATCCTCATCGTCGATCAGGAGCATGACAGTGGCGGCCGTGTACGTCTTGGTGACGCTGCCCAGCGGCACGGCCGTATCGGCCGTGAAGGCGGTGCCTCGGACGGCGTCGGCCGTGCCGGTGTGCACGCTGACGATCTCCGTCCCGGTGTCGACGGCCAGATGGGCGCCGGGCACACGGCGGGTTCGCGCGAGGGCGTCAAGGGTGTCCTGCAACGTTCGGCGTAAGGGGGACGGTTGCGGGGCGACTGGAGCGGAGGTGGGGTAGGGCATGTGAAGGGGACTCCCAGTGATGCGTTCTGTGACGGTGACTTGAGGGGCCGATGGGGAAGAGCGGAACGGCCCCCGCGTCGGTGCGGGTGATGCGTTCTTGCTTGCCGGTGCTTGCCGGTCAAGGCTTGCTCGCTAAGGCCTTTTGACCTCGATCGGCAGATGGCGTACGCCGACGATGACGGCCGGGTTCTGGAAGGTGACCTCGTCGTAGGCGGGGACGTTCAGGTCGGAGAAACGTTCAAGCAGCATCCGTAGCGCGATACGCGCCTCCAGCCGGGCCAGCGGTGCGCCGAAGCAGAAGTGGATGCCGTGACCGAAGGTCAGGTGGGGATTGGGGCTGCGGGACGGATCGAAGACGTCCGGCGCCTCGAAGCGGGCGGGATCGCGGTTGGCGGCGGCCAGATGGGCCACCACCATCGCGCCGGCGGGAATGTCCTGCTCGCCGATCACCACGGGTCGCGTGGTGCGTCGGCCGAGTTCCGCGAAGGGAGGCAGCCAGCGCAGTACCTCCTCGATGGCGTCCGGGAGCCGGTCGGTGTCGGCTCGCAGCGCCTGGAGGGTGCCGGGGTGCCGGTCGAACGTGACGACGGCGCTGCCCAGCAGCGCCGTGGTGGTGATGTGCCCGGCGACGAGCAGCAGGGCGACGAACCCGACGATCTCCTGGTCGTCCAGACGGACCCCGTCCACCTCGGCGGCCAGCAGTTTGCTGGTGAGATCGTTCCCCGGATTCGCTCGGCAGCGCCGGATATGGTCGAGGACGTAACCGTTCATCTCTCGTACGGTCGGGGCGATGGCATTCAGCGCGCGTTCGAGGTCGTCCATGCTGGGCATCTCGCCGAGTTCGTCACCGCCGAAGAGGGTGGCCGCCCACTCCTGGAAAAGCGTGTGGTCGGATGCCGGTATGCCCAGCAGTTCGGCGATGACGATGATCGGCAGCGGGTAGGCGAGTGTGTCGACCAGATCGAACCGGTCATGGTCGGCGACGCCGTCCAGCAGCCGGGCGCACACGCTCTCGATGCGTGGTTGCAATCCGCTCACCACACGGGGTGTGAATGCCTGGCTCACGAGAGTTCGGAGCTTGCGGTGCTCCGGAGGATCCATACCGACGAAATTGCCCTGCCGGAAGACCTCGAAGTCCTCCTGGGTGGGCCCGACGGACGAAAAGTCGGACGAATACGTCGCCGGGTCCGCGAGAATCGCGGCCACCGACTGGTGATCCACCACCTGCCAGGCGTCCTGCTGTTCTTCGTAATGCAC is a genomic window of Streptomyces sp. NBC_00414 containing:
- a CDS encoding cytochrome P450, which produces MRPVHYEEQQDAWQVVDHQSVAAILADPATYSSDFSSVGPTQEDFEVFRQGNFVGMDPPEHRKLRTLVSQAFTPRVVSGLQPRIESVCARLLDGVADHDRFDLVDTLAYPLPIIVIAELLGIPASDHTLFQEWAATLFGGDELGEMPSMDDLERALNAIAPTVREMNGYVLDHIRRCRANPGNDLTSKLLAAEVDGVRLDDQEIVGFVALLLVAGHITTTALLGSAVVTFDRHPGTLQALRADTDRLPDAIEEVLRWLPPFAELGRRTTRPVVIGEQDIPAGAMVVAHLAAANRDPARFEAPDVFDPSRSPNPHLTFGHGIHFCFGAPLARLEARIALRMLLERFSDLNVPAYDEVTFQNPAVIVGVRHLPIEVKRP
- a CDS encoding serine hydrolase domain-containing protein, with amino-acid sequence MQDTLDALARTRRVPGAHLAVDTGTEIVSVHTGTADAVRGTAFTADTAVPLGSVTKTYTAATVMLLIDDEDLDLDEAVADVLPEFQDLPKVTVRHLLSHTAGLPTGLDSDTAAGMTASRYLSAVCTAEDALFDPGTDFSYSNAGYVAAGRLIEAVTGMTWHEAVRVLLLEPLDITPAFLGDSAPGRPTAGGHALNTATGAVRPAQQSLAPVEAPAGALLASAPDLLALGRTLIGRSAVLPSGTAALMRRPEDGTEAGALADAWGLGVALYQQDDRWWCGHDGNAQGTSCHLRAEPRSGVVVAFTGNAGGATALWRDLADQLTRLTGMRVPTAPARPDRGGPIAFPQCAGTYRNGTSEYRISLDSDGLPALSIDGDLSLPLICYPDLSCDLVDPATGHREPGGHFHRDPVDGSVDRVQISGRTARRVGTS